The Magnolia sinica isolate HGM2019 chromosome 10, MsV1, whole genome shotgun sequence genome includes a window with the following:
- the LOC131257503 gene encoding importin subunit alpha-9-like, translated as MPLFLPPSVLRPRSSLQGSSARTTSSSMLWEEGSMQRKVEVLHDLRHLLSKSKVPLVEAAFKVGAIPILVQCLSFGSPDEQV; from the exons ATGCCTCTGTTTCTTCCTCCATCCGTCCTCCGCCCAAGGTCGTCCTTACAAGGGAGCTCGGCAAGAACAACAAGCTCATCGATGctctg GGAAGAAGGTTCTATGCAGAGGAAGGTAGAGGTACTTCATGATTTGAGGCATTTGTTGTCGAAGTCTAAGGTGCCTCTTGTTGAAGCAGCCTTCAAAGTTGGGGCAATTCCTATTCTTGTGCAGTGTCTTTCATTTGGATCACCAGATGAGCAGGTCTAG